A genomic segment from Panthera tigris isolate Pti1 chromosome A1, P.tigris_Pti1_mat1.1, whole genome shotgun sequence encodes:
- the LOC102958152 gene encoding histidine--tRNA ligase, mitochondrial codes for MPPFGFLHMRVWASLFGQLLRSPRAVCIREVHFHSQFAEAVLTSQLKPQQEKSNFIIKTPKGTRDLSPQQMVVREKILDMVVGCFKRHGAKRLDTPAFELKEMLTEKYGEDSRLIYDLKDQGGELLSLRYDLTVPFARYLAMNKVKKMKRYHVGKVWRRESPTIVQGRYREFCQCDFDIAGQFDPMIPDAECLKIMCEILSGLQLGDFIIKVNDRRVLDGMFAVCGVPESKFHAICSLIDKLDKISWKDVRHEMVAKKGLAPEVADRIGDYVQCHGGVSLIEQMFQDPRLSQNKQALDGLGDLKLLFEYLTLFGIAEKISFDLSLARGLDYYTGVIYEAVLLQTPAQAQESFNVGSVAAGGRYDKLVGMFDPKGHKVPCVGLSIGVERIFSIVEQRMKTFGQKIRTTETQVFVATPQKNFLHERLKLIAELWDAGIKAELLYKNNPKLLTQLHYCEDMGIPLVVIIGEQEMKEGIIKLRSVASREEVAIKRENLVAEIQKRLSES; via the exons ATGCCCCCGTTCGGATTCCTGCACATGAGGGTTTGGGCTTCACTGTTTGGCCAGCTTCTGCGGTCGCCCCGTGCTGTGTGCATCAGGGAGGTCCATTTTCACAGCCAG TTTGCAGAGGCAGTGTTAACATCCCAACTGAAACCACAACAAGAGAAATCAAATTTTATCATCAAGACCCCAAAG GGCACCAGAGATCTTAGTCCCCAGCAGATGGTTGTGAGGGAGAAAATTCTTGATATGGTTGTTGGCTGCTTTAAACGTCATGGAGCAAAGAGGTTAGATACTCCCGCATTTGAGCTAAAG GAAATGCTCACTGAGAAGTATGGAGAGGACTCTAGGCTCATCTATGATCTGAAGGATCAGGGTGGAGAGCTGTTGTCCCTGCGCTATGACCTTACT GTCCCTTTTGCTCGTTATCTGGCCATGAATAAGGTGAAGAAGATGAAACGTTACCATGTTGGAAAAGTGTGGCGGCGGGAGAGCCCAACCATAGTCCAAGGCCGCTACAGGGAGTTCTGCCAGTGT GATTTTGACATTGCTGGTCAGTTTGATCCTATGATCCCTGACGCAGAGTGTTTGAAGATCATGTGTGAAATTCTTAGTGGATTGCAGCTGGGGGACTTCATCATTAAG GTCAATGATCGGCGGGTTTTGGATGGGATGTTTGCTGTCTGCGGTGTTCCTGAAAGCAAGTTCCATGCCATCTGCTCCTTGATAGACAAACTAGACAAG ATATCTTGGAAAGATGTGAGACATGAGATGGTGGCAAAGAAAGGCCTGGCTCCTGAAGTGGCTGATAGAATTGGGGACTATGTTCAATGTCATG GTGGGGTTTCCTTGATAGAGCAAATGTTCCAGGATCCTAGACTATCACAGAACAAGCAGGCTCTAGATGGCTTGGGGGACTTGAAGCTGCTATTTGAATACCTGACTTTATTTGGAATTGCTGAGAAG ATCTCTTTTGACCTAAGCCTAGCTCGGGGCCTGGACTACTATACTGGAGTAATCTATGAAGCAGTGCTACTACAGACCCCGGCTCAGGCTCAGGAGTCCTTCAATGTGGGTAGTGTGGCTGCTGGTGGACGCTATGATAAGCTGGTGGGCATGTTTGACCCCAAGGGCCACAAGGTGCCGTGTGTGGGACTCAGTATTGGGGTAGAGCGAATCTTCTCTATTGTGGAGCAGAGGATGAAG ACTTTTGGTCAGAAGATACGGACTACAGAGACCCAAGTGTTTGTGGCCACACCACAGAAGAACTTTCTTCATGAACGGTTGAAGCTAATTGCAGAACTTTGGGATGCTGGGATCAAG GCAGAGCTGCTGTATAAAAACAACCCTAAACTACTAACGCAACTGCACTACTGTGAGGACATGGGCATTCCACTGGTGGTCATTATTGGTGagcaagaaatgaaagaagggataaTCAAGCTTCGTTCAGTGGCCAGCAgggaggag GTGGCTATTAAACGGGAAAATCTTGTGGCTGAAATTCAGAAGCGACTATCTGAGTCTTGA
- the ZMAT2 gene encoding zinc finger matrin-type protein 2, which yields MASGSGTKNLDFRRKWDKDEYEKLAEKRLTEEREKKDGKPVQPVKRELLRHRDYKVDLESKLGKTIVITKTTPQSEMGGYYCNVCDCVVKDSINFLDHINGKKHQRNLGMSMRVERSTLDQVKKRFEVNKKKMEEKQKDYDFEERMKELREEEEKAKAYKKEKQKEKKRRAEEDLTFEEDDEMAAVMGFSGFGSTKKSY from the exons ATGGCGTCCGGCAGTGGG ACGAAAAACTTGGACTTTCGCCGAAAGTGGGACAAAGATGAATATGAGAAGCTTGCCGAGAAGAGACTCacggaagagagagaaaagaaggatg GAAAACCAGTGCAGCCAGTCAAAAGGGAGCTCCTCCGGCATAGAGACTACAAGGTGGACCTGGAATCCAAGCTTGGGAAGACAATTGTCATTACTAAGACCACACCACAATCAGAGATGGGAGG GTATTACTGCAATGTCTGTGACTGTGTTGTGAAGGACTCCATCAACTTCCTGGATCACATTAATGGAAAGAAAC ATCAGCGAAATCTGGGCATGTCTATGCGTGTGGAACGTTCCACCTTGGATCAGGTGAAGAAACGTTTTGAAGTCAATAAGAAGAAgatggaagagaaacagaaggatTATGATTTTGAGGAAAGGATGAAGGAGCTCAGAGAAGAA GAGGAAAAGGCCAAAGCctacaagaaagagaaacagaaggagaagaaaaggagggctGAGGAGGACTTGACATTTGAGGAGGATGATGAGATGGCAGCTGTGATGGGCTTCTCTGGCTTTGGTTCCACCAAGAAGAGTTACTGA